The DNA window tatattaaattatatcgtaattattcattttcgggacaaaataaataactggtaaccccaatccttttacttatatataggtatagtctatagtactctctatctgtcccttacgggtgaacgcgcatgccatatctatataattcttcatctgagttCACGCGCAACATAAAGACAGAAGGTATTGTcaattcgtaattttttttatttcttggtaGTTTCTACAACTTTACGAATGGTCACTCTGGCGACATCTACCAAATGTAATTTCAAGACAGGCCAAAGAGGccaaaggacaccgatatccaatgccttcaacaattttaaaaaaacatcatatgTCGACTTAGCAACAGGTTTTCAAGtgtaaaaatcgattttgaatgaagaattaaaatcaatttcagcaaatgaaaataaattccaaTTACTGTTTCGTACATacaaatttcataaacaaattctataggaattaaaattacaactttttatgGACATTACAGTgcagatgtaattttttttgtttagtcaTACTCTATTCGTCCCAATAATAGTTAATGgtttaattaatctaaaagATTTCTAAtgatagttttaattaaaaaaccgaGATCAATCATACCCGAAGGACAGTGGAAACTTTTTATCACAATCGATTCTTATTTAatcgaaataacaaaaatcgtTATAGCATCTGTGGATGGACCTGTAGAAAGAAAAGTCAAAAGTGGCAAATTGTGAAACCATAATTTAACCTGTTAccgttttttcattaattttgtgttaaaaaagtaatctCTGTGAAAACCTTACAATACAAGAATTAATAAGAGAGATATTTTACACGTAAATTCGATATTGCTTAGAATTTATCATGGATAATAAGTCTGATGAACAGTCCACTGCGGagaaatcgatttttaatgCAATAGCGCAGGAAGATATGGACGagtttaagaatattttagcTCATCACAAGGGTAGTGTTGATTTGTTTGACGAAAATGGTATGACGGCACTTCAGCATGCCGCTTATAAGGGCAACAAGGATATGGTTCAAATGCTACTTGATAGAGTAAGTTACTTACAAATGATTTgacttttataatatgatCTGGGTGTCATAATTGTGTATTGTACTTGCTAATCAATCTTTTTAGGGTGCGGACGTGAATTCTGGAAAAcatgaatataattataccGCTCTACATTTCGGGGCGTTGTCAGGCAACTCGGATGTATGCAAATTGTTGTTAAATGCTGGAGCCAAACCCACTGCAACAAACTCTGTAGGAAGAACCGCGGCTCAAATGGCTGCTTTTGTGGGGAACCACCACACAGTGGctacaataaacaattttgtacCTTTATCTGAGATCTCATACTATTCTATTCCAAGAGGTCAGCAGACAGAACCCTACCTCCCACCAGTGTTGGTGGATCCATTACACAAATTTGTACTCGGTGTCAATATTCATCCTGTCCGATTAGcacttaatttacaaaattcccCTGCTCTGCTAGACAATGCTGACAAAGCTAGCAAAGTGCttgaattattaagtaaaaaagagATGACTAGAGGAAGTGATACCAATGAAGTAATGGCCTTTAAATATCATTACCTTTCTTATATTctcaatgaaatatttaacattagaGATAAGCAAAAACCAAACACCGAAAATAAAGAGGAAAAGAAACACGATCCAATTGAAATATTCTCAAAGAAGTTACTAAAGCCTGGCAAAGATGGCATATCTCTGGATCTGATGGATGCATTCCTAAAGGACTGCGTAAGAGAGTTCCCATACAGAGAATGTACAACATTCCACCAGATGGTGACCTCTCTTACCAGTAAAGATCCCCCTCCTGCTCTGTCGGTGATAAACTGTACTATCAATGGTCAGCGTGGTTTCGTTGATGCAATACCATACTGCAGCACTTGTGGTGAAGAGAAGCCGGCTAAGAAATGTTCCAAATGCAAAACTGTGCAATACTGCGACAGAGAGTGCCAACGTCTACATTGGTTTGTGCACAAAAAAGCTTGCAACAGAGAAACTGCACCTGTGACTACGTCTACTAATACTAAACCAGTCATAGATGCAACAGAATTAACGTCTCAGTTGCAAAACCTGGTCGCTGGATAGACTTCCAGTGTTTATTATAGAAATAGTATGCTTCTACTTAATCTTTTCTACTGTAATTCAGTAATTTATTAACCGTCTgctatgatttaaattttacagtatatttcaatatctgAAATGAATtccaaaatataaatgtcaatcTAATGAGATTCAATGAGTATTCTCTAACAGTGTTACAGTCAAATTTTGTATGaaaggaaaattttatataatatatatctttataCATGGTTTGTAACCATTAATTTGATATCAATAGTGTACTCAAGTTTGGTTAAACCCAATTTAGTATAATCGTAccaatatttgataaaattggtTTATCCATGTAACAGTTTTGgttataaaaagaatttaaaactcATAAAACTTTTAGGTAGAAAATTCGATGTTGTGATTGCTTTCAATATAGTTctgtgtgcattttaatatg is part of the Papilio machaon chromosome 4, ilPapMach1.1, whole genome shotgun sequence genome and encodes:
- the LOC106720658 gene encoding ankyrin repeat and MYND domain-containing protein 2, with translation MDNKSDEQSTAEKSIFNAIAQEDMDEFKNILAHHKGSVDLFDENGMTALQHAAYKGNKDMVQMLLDRGADVNSGKHEYNYTALHFGALSGNSDVCKLLLNAGAKPTATNSVGRTAAQMAAFVGNHHTVATINNFVPLSEISYYSIPRGQQTEPYLPPVLVDPLHKFVLGVNIHPVRLALNLQNSPALLDNADKASKVLELLSKKEMTRGSDTNEVMAFKYHYLSYILNEIFNIRDKQKPNTENKEEKKHDPIEIFSKKLLKPGKDGISLDLMDAFLKDCVREFPYRECTTFHQMVTSLTSKDPPPALSVINCTINGQRGFVDAIPYCSTCGEEKPAKKCSKCKTVQYCDRECQRLHWFVHKKACNRETAPVTTSTNTKPVIDATELTSQLQNLVAG